CCTGAAATGGGATTCGATGGAGGCAGGACCGGTACGATTAAGTGTCCATCACCTGCGCTCTTTCGTATGAGTGGACGACCGCTGGATGTCCTCGAGGCGTCGCTCGGCGAACGTGTCACAGTACGACTCAAGAGTGGCGACGAGTACGACGGCGACCTCGCTGGCTATGATCAGCACATGAATCTCGTGCTCGAGGACGTGACGATCCCCCTCGAGGGCGAAGTGGACGCAGAGACGCCGGCCGAAGACACAACCATTATACGCGGCGATAACGTCGTTTCGATCACTCCATGACTGGCGCAGGAACCCCGAGCCAAGGAAAGAAGAACACGACGACACACACGAAGTGCCGTCGTTGCGGAGAGAAATCGTACCACACGAAAAAGAAGGTCTGCTCGTCCTGTGGCTTCGGCAAATCGGCCAAACGCCGCAGCTACGAGTGGCAGAAGAAGACCGGCGACAACTGAACCGACGGATTGATTTTGGCGGACGACTGCGAAACGCACCGTGGGAACACGGGCGTCGATACGGATTGCGGGCTGATTTCTACGACTTTTTTATTTTCCGCTTTCTCGAGCGACGCGATCCGTCGTAGCCCTCGCGTTTCACAGCGTCGCAGCGTAGGTCGCGCTCGAGCAGCGCTTAGTGCACCGCGAGCGGATTGGCGCCGGCCGGCCGAGACGTGTCAAAGAGAGGCGCCAGTCGCCCGTATCGAGGACGCTGTTGGACGACCGCGGCCTCTCGAGGAACATCCGGTCGGACTCGCCGCTGCTGCGCTTTAGGGCGAGTCCAGACGTACCGACGAAAACCTCATCCAAAACGAGATGTCGGCAACGATGGGCGTCAGAAATGTACTGAGTGTCGTAACAACTGAAACGATTTCCACACTGATCGCACAGACGACGTGCGATCAGGTGTGCATTGGGTTTTCTGTGGCTACTACCGAAACTAGTCTCAGGAGCTACTCGAGGCCGTCACCGAGGACTGACCCGTCTTCGTCCGGTGTACCCGGGTGGCCCTTTGGTGAGCTTTCGCGATTGGAAGCAGTATCGAATCTGATAAATATCCTTCCCCGAAGTTCGGAATAAATGGGCAGGATACGGCCGGTTCGAAACGCGGGAAGTAATCGTCAGCAATTAACCTAAACACTAATAGGGCAGTTTTTAACCAGTATTGGTTACATTTGTAGGTTTCGGAACACTAGGCTTTTGGTTCCGTAGCCGAAGGTACGCTCGATGAGTTCCGAACAAGACCACCTAAAAGAGACAGACACCGAGGCCCGCTTCGAGTTCAAGAAAGAGGAGAACTCCGCAGTCCGATCCGACAAAGGCCTGACCGAAGAGGTCATCCGCATGATCTCCGAGGACAAAGACGAGCCCGACTGGATGCTCGAGCGACGCCTACGTGCGCTCAAGCAGTACCAGAACATGCCGATGCCGACCGATTGGCCCGGCATGCCGGATCTCTCCGAACTCGACGTCGAAGAGATCGTTCCGTACATCCGCCCGGACGTCGACAAGCGCGAAGGCGTCGACGACTGGACGGAGCTGCCCGAAGAGATCAAGGACACGTTCGACAAACTGGGCATCCCGGAAGCGGAGAAGAACGCCCTTTCGGGCGTCGGCGCGCAGTACGAGTCCGAGATCGTCTACCAGAACATGCAGGACCAGTGGGAGGAGAAGGGTGTTATCTTCTGCAACATGNNNNNNNNNNNNNNNNNNNNNNNNNNNNNNNNNNNNNNNNNNNNNNNNNNNNNNNNNNNNNNNNNNNNNNNNNNNNNNNNNNNNNNNNNNNNNNNNNNNNCATGCTCTATCCGTGTACGATCCTGAAGGGTCGCGGCTCGACGGACACCCACATCACCATCGCCTTCGCGGGCGAGGGCCAGGACATCGACACCGGCGCGAAGGTCTACCACAACGCGCCCGACACCAGCTCGACGATCGAGTCCAAGTCGATCTCCAAGGACGGCGGGCGCACCAACTACCGCGGCCTCGTCCACATCGCCGACGGCGCGGAGAACTCCTCGACGGCCGTCGAGTGTGACGCGCTGATGTTCGACAACGAATCGACCTCGGACACCATGCCGTACATGGAGATCGAGGAGTCGAAAGTCGACGTTGCCCACGAGGCCACCGTCGGCAAGATCGGCGACGAGGACATCTTCTACCTCCAGTCGCGCGGACTGGACGACGACGACGCCAAGAAGATGATCGTCGCCGGCTTCATCGAGCCGATCACGGAGGAACTGCCGATCGAGTACGCGGTCGAACTCAACCGTCTCATCGAACTCGAGATGGAGGGGAGCCTCGGCTGATTGGGTCGATGAGCGAACGGAACTCACCCCGTCGAACGCGGTCGAACGGCCGATCGAACAGTGTCGTCAGCAGGCCGGCCCCGGCAGAACCGGCTTCGAGAGCCAGATACGCATGACAGGCGGAACGAACACCGGGACGACGCGGCTTCGGTGTTTCGACTGCGGATACGAGTACGGCTATCTGGGATCGAAACCGCACCCGGGTCGGTGTCCGTCGTGTGACTCGAGGTGCGTGTCGCCGGCCGGCGAACTCGTCGTCGTTGACGTCAAAAAGTGGCAAAACGCCACCGGGCTCTCGAAAATCTGGGTCCACACGATCGACGAACGGGACCGCCGGTTCCGGTTCGAGATCGCAGCGGCCGGAAGCGAGGGGAAGGTCGTCGCCGTGATCGTCGGAGAGACCGCGTTCGATCCGGCGATCGATCCGTCGCTCCGGCATCTCCCCCCTGTCGTTTCGGAGGTGGTCGCTCACCTCGGCGTCTCCGACCTCGAGCCGAGGCGGACGTCGCCCGCTTGAGTTCCAACGGGGGCGCCGTAACTGCCCGTAATGTTTAGCCGCTCGTTTGTTGATGATAGCGAGGCGAACCGAGGCGGCGATGGACAACCATTAGTTCCGGCCTGCGAACAGTCATCTATGGAGACGACGGACGCCTTTGCCGGCCTCGAGTGTGTCGACTGCGGGGGGAGCTACGACCCGGCCGACGTATCCCACCGCTGTCCCGACTGCGACGGCTTTCTCGACCCGACCTACGACTACGACGCGATCGATCTCGATCGGGAGACGCTCGCCGCTCGGCCGTTCGACTCGCTGTGGCGCTACGAGGAACTACTCCCGTTTACGCGTGAGTCCGCGGTGACGACGAACGAGGGCGCGACGGCGCTGGTCGACTGTCC
Above is a window of Natronorubrum tibetense GA33 DNA encoding:
- a CDS encoding SufD family Fe-S cluster assembly protein, with protein sequence MLYPCTILKGRGSTDTHITIAFAGEGQDIDTGAKVYHNAPDTSSTIESKSISKDGGRTNYRGLVHIADGAENSSTAVECDALMFDNESTSDTMPYMEIEESKVDVAHEATVGKIGDEDIFYLQSRGLDDDDAKKMIVAGFIEPITEELPIEYAVELNRLIELEMEGSLG
- a CDS encoding LSM domain-containing protein, with the translated sequence MSGRPLDVLEASLGERVTVRLKSGDEYDGDLAGYDQHMNLVLEDVTIPLEGEVDAETPAEDTTIIRGDNVVSITP
- a CDS encoding 50S ribosomal protein L37e; protein product: MTGAGTPSQGKKNTTTHTKCRRCGEKSYHTKKKVCSSCGFGKSAKRRSYEWQKKTGDN